The following nucleotide sequence is from Mustelus asterias unplaced genomic scaffold, sMusAst1.hap1.1 HAP1_SCAFFOLD_107, whole genome shotgun sequence.
actcgatcacattgatgagaagcctcttcaaagctctgactctGAGGACAGCGTTGAGACGCCTGAGGAACAGgcccaacaccagctccttcacactgacgagagaccgttcagctgctcccactgcgggaagaggttcagccagtcctcccgccttgcagagcaccagctccttcacacacacgagagaccgttcagctgctctcactgtggggagTCGTTCGGCGactcagtgcatctcactgagcaTCAACCAGTTCATaccaaggacaggccattcagctgctcccagtgtgggaagagattcactcagtcctcccactgcaccGTTCACCAACTGGTTCATTCTcagaagagacattttaaatgttttaaatgtgagaagaccttcaaaagaaggattagtctgctgagacaccaggacactcacactggggagaagccgtacccctgttctgtttgtgggaagagattcgctcattcatctcatcttctgacacacaagcgagttcacactggggagaggcctttcctcTGCTCCCtgcgtgggaagggattcactcgattttCACACCTTTTGACACACaagagtattcacactggagggaAACCATTCACCTCCTCAATGTGTAGAAAGGAAGAAGTTCAATCATCTGAccagctgacacaccagcgagttcacactggggagaagctgttcacctgctcggtgtgtgggaaggaattcactcggtcTTACTATCTtctgaggcaccagcgagttcacactggggagaggccattcctctgctccgtgtgtgggaagatgtTTCATTGTTCATCCCATCTTGTGATACACGAgcgtgttcacacaggggagaggccttaCGTTTGCCCTGTGTGCGGGAAAGCATTTGCTTCTTTACAACACCTGCTGAAACATCGGcctgttcacaccggggagagggcgttcatctgctccgagtgtgggaaggcttTCACCGAGTCATCCAGCCTCCGGACACACCGCCgcactcacacaggggagaagccgttctcTTGCTCCATTTGTGGCAAGAGATTCACccagtcatctgacctgctgagacaccaatacattcacacaggggacaggccgttcacctgctctgtgtgtgggaagggattcattggtTCATcccgcctgcagacacaccagcgagttcacaccggggagaagccgttcacctgctctgtgtgtgggaagggattcactcaggtatccagcctgcagagacaccagcgagttcacactgcgacagaaccgttcacctgctctcagtgtgggaagggattcactgatccatcccacctgcagagacaccagcgagttcacactggggagaagccgttcacctgctctgtgtgtgggaagggatacactcaggtatccaacctgcagagacaccagcgagttcacactggagagaggccgttcctgtgctctgtgtgtggaaagggattcgctcagtcgtctagcctgctgagacaccaacgcattcacaccggggagaagccgttcacctgctctgtgtgtgggaagggattcactgattcatcctatatgctgaaacaccagcgagctcacactgcgacagaaccgttcacctgctccctgtgtgggaagggattcactgatccatcccgtctgcagagacaccagcgagttcacactggggcaaaacctttcaactgctccatgtgtgggaagggattcactgatccatcccgcctgcagagacaccagcgagttcacactggggcaaaaccgttcaactgctccatgtgtgggaagggatttactcagtattacagcctgctgaaacatagacgacttcatgtgtgaccggcaacgttggattctgttgtttctgcgccctgagataaacaataacaattggatcaatagaggaggcagtggcacagtgggattatcactggactcagggtaatgctctggggacccaggttcgaatcccaccacaggcaatggtgaaatttgaattcaattaaaatctcgaattaaaagtctaatgacaaaccTTAACCATTGTTGATCGTTGTCAAAACCACTCTGGTTCagtcatgtcctttcgggaaggaaacctgccatccttacttggtctggcctacatgtgactccagacccacagcaatgtggttgactctcaaatgccctctgaaatggagggcagttagagatgggcaagaaatgctggcccagccagtgacgcctatatccagtaaaaattaatttaaaaaagttcctcagtatctcagtaacctcctccagccccacaacactctgtgtaaatacaagttgttgctgatTATGCCCTGAGATAGAAAATGTGAACCCGATTCCCCTCGTCCACCAACACAGCAACTTCTTCATAAAAattgaagcacatgggattggggcgaATGTATTGAGATTGAAAActtgttggcagacaggaaatagagtaagattaaacaggtctttttccaactggcaggcagtgattattggggtaatgcaggatcagtgctgagaccccagctaGTCACCTGCCATGGGTCTGCTGTTTTATTCCCCCTGTTTATTATGCATCATTTCTAAATTGCTGCTTCTTAATATTCTGATTTAAAACCATGGATAAGCTCAAACCACTTTTGGATAACCTGTGACTCCCTGATCAAGAATCTTACCGACCACTGCATgccattctggtcaccgtattataaaaAAGATATCTCTGCACTGGAGAAGGGTACAGAGATGATTTTGaatgatgataccagaaatgtagaaagcagctcaccaccaccttctcaaggtcaatcagaggttagcaataaatgctggccaagccagcgatgtccacatcccataaatgattttgaaactgtgtgtttggttatccatcaggaaaggattgacacgcTCACGCTTTCTTGAAAAATTAAGGCTGAGGAGTAACCTAATAGAGGGCTTCAAAATTATAAAAGGTTTTGAAATAATGTTTCTTCTTTTGGAGAAAGGCAAAACTGGAGACCATCAATACAAGACAGTCGCCAAGAAACCCAATAGGAAATCCAAGataaatttctccacccaaagagtggtgagaatatggaaatcATGACCACAGGGAGTGAAATGAACAGCATCGATGTCTTTCAGGGAATGCTCAACAAGTATTTGTGTGTGATTTTATAATTCATTCAGGATTTATTTCAAAAAATCTAAGAACAATAAAGTAACAGGAGATATTTTGAGGCatctgagagtctgtgtgtgtgagggtgtctgtgagtgtctgtgttacttCTCATTGGTTTCACACCAACCTTCCTCTTTCTGAGCAGACATTCTGGCCCCTGATAAACCCATTGAGTGATTTGAATGGTACAATTCAGAGATTCTTCGTCCAGGGTGAAACCACAGGCTGACTGTGTGCTGTGTAAAACCAGACATCTACACAACCTAATCCCACTTCTCCTGGAACAACGTGAAGTGACTACAATTTTCCAGATTGATTTTTTTGCTCTCAATATTCTTTCAGATAATTCATAAATTCCATGAGTACGTTATCCTTTAACACACCTGTGGTGTCCAGTTTAAATACTTCCCTCAGTCTGACCAACACATAGCAATGGGATTGCCACTATTACAGGAATCCATTCTGTAAATCTGATTCCAAGGTTCTCTGGAGTAATGCAGTGATCCAGACTTTCCCACTTAACACCAATCCATATCCCTAtctgagttccagattttaacatgatttttcaaaacacaggcagcagggtggcacagtgatcagcaacgccagggacctgagttcaattctgggctcaggtattacaagtaagcttacattaacactgcaatgaagttactatgaaaatcccctagtcgccacactcggcgcctgtttgggtacactgaaggagaatttagcacagccaatgcacctaaccagcatgtctttcagactgtgggaggaaacctgagcacccggaggaaacccatgcagatacggagagaacatgcgaacttcacacagacagtcacccaagaccggaattgaaccggatccctggcactctgaggtagcagtgctaaccactgtgccacagctctctgtgtggagtttgcacgttctctctgtgtctgcataggtttgctcagagtgctccagtttcctcccacactcccaagatgtgcaggttaggtggattggccatggcaaattgcctcttagtgtatgGGTTAGGGGTAAGCCGAGGAAGAGTCggtgagactcgatgggctgactggcctctttctccactgtagtgattcaagaagaAACATTGTTTAAGATCTTTGAACCTGATTCAGCATACCTCTCCCTCACAGCACATGAATTTTTCTCTCAGATCAGTTGTTCCTTTATAGTCTGTGTTGTTCTGAATGATGACAGTATTAACCTTATCCAAACCTGCCCTAACCCTCTTGTCGGTTCATTTACTGAAACAAGGGTCTGTTGTTTTAATGGTGACAATCCCTGTCTGCTCAGTTATTCCTTTAACTCAGCCCTACAATTGTTGTGAATTGCTCTCTCATGCTCCCACATTTCAGTGACAAATGTTGATCTGTTTGCTCCGAACCCACTGGGCTCCATCTGTTTAaagccacaaacagaaaggtccagttttctcctggagtttgacacagagcaacttttaaaatgaaggcagcactgctgcctcacagcgccaaagacccgggttcgattcccggcttgggtcactgtctgtgtggagtttgcacattctccctgtgtctgcgtgagtttcctccggtttcctcccacagtctgaaagacgtgttggttaggtgcattgacccgaataggtgccggagtgtggcgactagggaaattttacagtaacttcattgcggtgttaatgtaagcctacttgtgactgataaataaactttacttcgatGCAGAGTTTCAGCCAATGAGGGAGCTCCAGGCTCCCCCccgccattcactcccattggttggaggaccagccgctcccgctcggtcctccagccccgccccatcttcctattggtccggagctgccgtcaatcaatccccgggcattgtgaacgggagcatgcgcagtgccgatACTGGAGCGATGTTGTTGGAGGGAAATTGACAGCGATTCAGATTCAGAAACTGGAGGTGAGCGGGAGGAATGGGGCCGGGATTTGGGTTTGAGAGGGTAAATAAACACCCTGTGGAGGCTGGGAATCCAGAACTGGCAGCTACAGACCCCCTGTTCGCATTGTTCAACCGCAGTTGCATTTCTACAGCAACTTTCAGGACCACAGGATCTccgaaagcattttacagccaatgaagtagatTTGAAGTGTAATCTAATAGATCATTATATTGTCATGGTTGGATCAGATAACATCTTACATTtacagacttgcatttacatagcatcttaCACATCCACAGTAAGTCCCAGAACATTTTACAGccattctgaagtgtagtcactgttgtaatttaggaaatgtggcagccaatttacacacagcaagagccCACAAACAATGTCTGTTGAtgtgtttttagtgatgttgattgatagATATTGGCCTGGACTcgggataattcccctgctcttcctcaaaatagTGGGCATGGGATACTcaataatttgataaagtggattcaacattggctcagttgtaggagacagagggtgatgacagaaggctgctttagtaacTGGAGGCCAGGGTCCAGTGGCGTACCCCtattatcatttatataaatgacatagttgattatgtgggggataggattggtaagtttgcggatgacacaaagattggccaggtgatctgcccaagaccgcaaagaactacaaaagatcgtgaatggagcccaatacatcacgcgaaccagcctcccatccattgactctgcgacactttccgctgcctcggcaatgcagccagcataattaaggaccccacgcaccctggacattctctcttccaccttcttcgttcgggaaaaagatacaaaagtctgaggtcatgtaccaactgactcaagaacagcttcttccctgctactgtctgacttttgaatggacttaccttgcattaagttgatctttctctacaccccagctatgactgtaacactatattctgcactctctcgtttccttctctatgaatggtatgttttgtcttatagcgtgcaagaaacatgtgacaataacaaatcaaatcaaatcaaaatcagtgagggtgagtgtcttgggctacaggaagatatggacagaatggtcaaatgggcagataagtggtagGCTGAGTGTGAGGCGATACactttttggaaggagtaatttgacaaggaaaaatTCAGTGAACGGCATGACACTAGTAAgctctgtggaacaaagagacctgggtgtgattgtccatagatctctgaggaGAGAAGTGTATGttagtaggctggtgaaaaaggcatgtaggacacttgcctttatcaattgaggtatagattacaaaagcaaggaagtcatgttggagttgcatagaactgTGGTGAGGTCACTgctagaatactgtgtccagttctggtcgccacattataagaaggatgtgattgcgttggagggggtgcagaggagattcaccagtgaAGGTGAGTTACAGATGAAAGGGACAGTATCAAAAGAGAGAACCATTGACAATATTAGATAATGTGGGGAAGTTGGGTTATCAGTGGTTTAGAGGGTAAAGGGAGATGAAGggaggtctcatggacaagatgagcagtGAGAGGGTTTGATGGGAGGTAGCAGAAGAATTggagaaagatgtgagttcagtaCTTGGAAAAAGGGAAATTTCAGAGAGAGTTTTGTCTGGTGgtccagtggaagggagggaagcagcagaggcagctgatcagattgtctcaatcttagagACAAAGAAGCTCcacgagctcctcacacttgttgttgaagatgaggatggaggagacgggAGAGCGGCCCTTCAAAAGGAGAACCAttcacacattttttaaaaagacaacagCGAATACATTAACACAAAGACGGTGTATTTGAATTTTGTCCAGAATATTCGCCTCTATAACTGGCCTgaagtttattaacatcagcaggtgCAGACCATAATGTGACTGACAACAACATCCAATCTCCAGTTAtttatgaacttgctggtgtctcagcaatgcggatgactgagtgaatctcttcccacacttggcgcaggtgaatggtctctccccggtgtgaacccgctgatgtacagtgagatgagatgatcgcctgaacccagtcccacagtgagagcatctgaatggtttctcgtcagtgtgaacttgttgatgGGACACCAGTTCCTGCGAGGTTTTAAAACATTTCCCACACTTCAGAcacttaaacggtctctcatcagtgtggccTCTTTGGTGTGTAATTAGGATGGATGAATtaacaaatcccttcccacactgggagcaggtgaatggtctctgcctcgtgtgaacttgttggtgtgtcagcagggtggatttgtgagtgaatccctttccacactcagagcaggtgaatcgcttctccccggtgtgaactcgctggtgtgtcagcagcgtggatgactgagtgaatcccatcccacacacagagcaggtgaatggtctctccccagtgtgaattagtttgtgtttaatcagggtggatgactgagtgaatcccttcccacacaaagagcaggtgaatggcctctgcccagtgtgtgtgcgctggtgattttgcagggtggataacttagtgaatcccttcccgcagtccgagcaggtgaacggcctctccccggtgtgaccacgCCGATgggtttccagctgggatgggtaattgaatcccttcccacagaccccacatttccacggcttctccccatcatgactgcatttatgtttgaacaggccagatgattggttgaagtcttgtccacaaaCGGAACACGAGtaaggtttctccccactgtgaacggtgctttttccttccatgttcaaaatccgatGATATTCCGGTCACAAAAAATTAGGCGACTCTGTGAGATCCTGATGTGgaatttggtttcagtttcccaactgcaaatcctaATCTTCTAAGacactgtgaaattgatttaaaacagaaaaaaagggagtgagagagaacgcaCAAAAACAggctgtgaaattgagctgaatgaatggggtcatttgtggggccggcattAAGAAGAagtgaccatgaaagctgctggatcgtcataaaaacccaactgattcatttatgcttcagggaaggaaacctgccgcctGGTCTGGACTGACACATGAACCAATATCTATcgaaggggtgagagagaggtggaagaAGCAGAGGGTTAAGGAGAGGGTTTCTCTACATCTACATCCTGACCAGAATCTCCTAATCTCTCAACCTCCACCATTTAGCTGGACCAGGGTAGTAGGTGCATGTGAAGATCATTACCTcctagttcccctccaactcatacaacatcctgacttgtctgacatcaacTACTGCATGAGCAGAAGTTTCCAGCATTTGAATATCGGGAAGACTGGAGTCActgtcttcagtccccactacaaacttcACCACCCTCACAACTGACTCCGCCCTCTCAATGTTAAATATCTGAAGCTGAACTAAGTTGTTCACGACCATGGTGTCTTACTTGAGAAGAGTTTTAGACCACATATCCACATCATCACCAAAATCATCtgtttccacctcagtaacatcccCCAACTCTGCCTTCGCctcagttaatcatagaatctctacggtgcagaaggaggccattcggcccataaagtccacaccgacaacaatcccacttcagccctatccccatcgccccatgtatttaccctgctaaaccctgacactaaggggcaacttagcatggccaatcaacctaatccacacatctctggagtatgggaggaaacccacgcagacacaggaagaatgtgaaaactccacacagacagtgacccaagctgggaatcgaacctgggtccctagcactgtgaggcagcagtgctaaccactgtgccatcatgtcgctgcAGAATCCATCATCCATTCCTTTCTTACCTCTCGACTGAACAATTCCAATACAGTTCCAACCGGCCTCCAACATTAAGCAACCCCCTCCAAACTATCCTAAACTGCCCATGTGCTTACTCACACCAAATCATGTTCATCCATCGCCCCTATGCTTGCTGAtctacaaatgcttccttttaagaagcatcagatttttaaaattctcatctttgttttcctcCATGGTTACAATCATTCCTgtgtctgtaatcttctccagccacaCACTCCTCTGAGATCTCAACGATAATCTAATTCCTCTTGAGCATTCTCAGTTTTAATCATTATACCATTACAAATCATCCTTTCAGTTGCACAGGCcacaagctctgcaatctcttctttaaatctctctgcctgtccatcACCTCTGCTttctttaaaacccacctctttgaccaaacctttggtcacctgtcctaatatggcTCAGTATCAAATATCACAGTATAATATTTGTGAGAAAATGTCTGAggctgttttattatgttaaagacacAATATGAATATAAATGATTGCAACTGCCCTGATATCGTTGTTCTCGTCAGTAAGAAATTGGAATTGAAAGGGTGAAGCAGTTTGATGGTCAAGTTATTCACATTCTGTCAGTGGTCATTCCAAAACAGTGCCCCAAACAAAGATGGCGACCGCGCATGCGCTGTGTTGCTGGTGCGCCGACTGAAGACGGCGACTGCGCATGCGCTGTGTTGCTCTTGCCCCGATGACGATGGCCCTGATGAACCCGGGTCTGTAACTGGGAGAATGCTGAGGCCCTGCTCTGCGCTGAGGGCCgggaccatcctctgatatcgctGGGTTCTTTTCAAGAGTTCTCAGTTTACGTAACATGTTTACGACGCCTCTCCAAACCCCCGCCTGGTCTATCGCGTCCTCCGCCCCGCCATTCCCACCTTTATTGATTGTGGATCCGAGAAAGAATGTCTCCGCCGCCATTAaccacactgcgcatgcttcactcagccccgcccctcattcactccgattggtcggAGGACCAGCTGTTCCCTCACGACCGTCCAGCATCCTCTCCCTCTATTggcccggagctgccgtcaatcagtccctggGCATTGTGAGGTGTCGGGTGAGAGGTCAGTGCCGAGGGGCGGGGTTTACAATGAACATCCTCCACTCTCCCTGTTCACCGCTTCCGGCTTCTCCCCtcaaaccatctccaacaaagagAGAAGGGGACACACTGACCGAGTGACAATGTCActgcattagtaatccagagagacagCACAATGTTCTAGGGACAGGGCTTCAAATCCATTCAATGAATACAATTTACAatttaaagttagtctcagtgagGGTGACTGAGGCTTCTCTGAGAAAATCTCCACACATTCCATTCTGGGCACAAGATTCAGATTCCTGTTTTGTCACAAGGTATGAATGAAATTATGTTCAGTTTGTTATTTTTGTTAAAATTGGgtttttttgttaaatttgacaaatggtacagtggttagcactgctgcttttcagcgccagggacctgggttcgtttcccggattgggtctgtgtggagtttgcatgtcctccccgtgtctgcgtgggtttcctccgggtgctccggtttcctcccacaatctgaaaaatgtgctggttaggtgcattggccatgctaaattcgctctcagtgtacccgaacaggcgctggagtgtggcgactaggggattttcatggtaacttcattgcggtgttaatgtaagcctacttgtgactaataaatggagTTTACTTTAAAAGGATCTGGAAAAAATTATCTAATACTTAATTTGGATAtccagagagtgtgtgggatgggaatttacagatttgggggaacaagagaggataaaatattccagagaaactagaattgtctgttcagagtttctgTCCTGGACTGACATTTGGTTACATTtgtaaaccccattgacagcataTTAGAAGCGGAGGATTTGTGGAGAAAATATTTAATTAAGGATCAATTCAGGGTCAAAGTCATTTGGGGAATGAAAGTGAAAAATATTCCACCAAATgagaactgtctgttctgaatttctatcttgtactgacagtgatgactttttaaacagtccaaagatgtgcgggttaggttgattggccaagctaaaaattgcccttagtgtcctgggatgcgtagtgggtaaaatatatgggggtagggcctgggtgggattgtggtcggtgcagactcgatgggccgaatggcctctttctgtgctgtagggattctaggatcctaagatttctaagataaaCTCCTTTATCAGGTTATTAGAAGCAGAGGATTTGGAGATAGGAAatgcaaaccaaacatcacatcaacatctgatgcTCAATGAATCAGAGTGTgagtatcattggcctttgaatgtggagggaaGATTGTTTTAACAAGTTGCATAGCCTTTAAAATATTTCAACATTTGAAGCAGATAGAATCCACGTGTACTGTGTACGAGGCTTGAACTGATCAACCAACCTGGAGAGAAACAAGGATACCAGCACCACAGGGAAACCGtgtaaatgtggggattgtggaaagggattcaagtatccatccctgctggaaattcatcgacgcagtcacactggagagaaaccattcacctgctctgtatgtgggaagggattcactcagtcaaccactctgctgagacaccagcgatttcacacaggggagagaccgttcccctgttgtgtgtgtgggaagggattcactcagtcatctgagctTCTGATACACTGGAGAGTTCATactggagagaagccattcacctgctctgtttgtgggaggggattcactcagttatcccagctgctgacacaccagcgagttcacactagggagaggccattcacctgctctgtgtgtgagaagagattcactaattCATCAAACCGGCttacacatcagcgagttcacactggcgagAGACCATACGTTTGTTCcatgtgtgagaaaggattcacaaCTTCATCCAACCttttgacacaccagcgaattcacacccgagagaggccattcacctgttcggtgtgtgagaggggattcagtcagctagcccacctgctgacacaccagcaagttcacaagtgactgaaGGGTTTGGATTCCACTGATGTTGCTGGCGTTCATCatacccaggactgaaccatgttcattctgacaattCAGGTTTGTCTCTCTGATGTGACCAACCATAGTTCTGGCTGGAGTTTAAGATTCTAGTTAGTTAACTGATTGTGTTCTTGGGCCTGCAGCCTCCCTTTAAGAATATGTGTCTGTGATCATTCCCCTGAATTCAGAGAATTCCACCAGCAATCAGTTTGCCACAAATattgaacttttacttcaatcctaaattgaTCTTTGGTTCAAACTCGACAATTCACTGTCTGAGAGGTTCTACTGATGAACATCTTCAAttagaaagtgctgattaatccttgctgacaattcttactgacCTGCACATTACACACAGTGAGAGCTCCGTTATCCCCCAGAAAGAAGGGGAATGGGAATTGGTGGAGAATCAAGCATTCCCAAATGTTACCCCTCCCGTCTGGTACAGAAATCCCCTTGGCCCGGGAATGAAGACAGGTCCAATTGAAATAACAAACTGGTGTATATCTTTTATGAAAAAGGGGCTACAAAATCATCAGATAGGAGAGATTGGTGTCAATCATATTGAGTAAAcaagtaaactaaatcaaattaactgaggggaggggattggtgtcagtgactgtggagtttacaTCAGTCagcaggagattggtgtca
It contains:
- the LOC144484441 gene encoding uncharacterized protein LOC144484441; the protein is MCSSNLLAHQLDHIDEKPLQSSDSEDSVETPEEQAQHQLLHTDERPFSCSHCGKRFSQSSRLAEHQLLHTHERPFSCSHCGESFGDSVHLTEHQPVHTKDRPFSCSQCGKRFTQSSHCTVHQLVHSQKRHFKCFKCEKTFKRRISLLRHQDTHTGEKPYPCSVCGKRFAHSSHLLTHKRVHTGERPFLCSLRGKGFVQSSDQLTHQRVHTGEKLFTCSVCGKEFTRSYYLLRHQRVHTGERPFLCSVCGKMFHCSSHLVIHERVHTGERPYVCPVCGKAFASLQHLLKHRPVHTGERAFICSECGKAFTESSSLRTHRRTHTGEKPFSCSICGKRFTQSSDLLRHQYIHTGDRPFTCSVCGKGFIGSSRLQTHQRVHTGEKPFTCSVCGKGFTQVSSLQRHQRVHTATEPFTCSQCGKGFTDPSHLQRHQRVHTGEKPFTCSVCGKGYTQVSNLQRHQRVHTGERPFLCSVCGKGFAQSSSLLRHQRIHTGEKPFTCSVCGKGFTDSSYMLKHQRAHTATEPFTCSLCGKGFTDPSRLQRHQRVHTGAKPFNCSMCGKGFTDPSRLQRHQRVHTGAKPFNCSMCGKGFTQSSLLEIHRRSHTGEKPFTCSVCGKGFTQSTTLLRHQRFHTGERPFPCCVCGKGFTQSSELLIHWRVHTGEKPFTCSVCGRGFTQLSQLLTHQRVHTRERPFTCSVCEKRFTNSSNRLTHQRVHTGERPYVCSMCEKGFTTSSNLLTHHCGMEESQCVDEEDSQHSPQAANPKSTFSPFALAALGIAQRHKDILTVDKPWECRDCGEGFCYPSTLQIHQRSHTGERPFTCSRCGKGFTNSSDFLAHQRIHTGERPFICSECGKGYTRSSHLLIHKRVHTGERPFTCSVCGKCFTNSSDLLTHQQAHTGARPFTCSICRKRFTRSTLLTAHQLVHTNNRPFKCSDCEKSFKSRREVLSHQRTHTGERPFTCSECGKRFTNSSNFLRHQRVHTGERVFTCCVCRKGFAQSNNLVRHQRVVHTGERPFTCFQCGKGFARSSNLLSHQLVHTDEKPYKCPDCGRCYKSTRELMRHQRVHTDEKPF
- the LOC144484453 gene encoding uncharacterized protein LOC144484453, with product MEGKSTVHSGEKPYSCSVCGQDFNQSSGLFKHKCSHDGEKPWKCGVCGKGFNYPSQLETHRRGHTGERPFTCSDCGKGFTKLSTLQNHQRTHTGQRPFTCSLCGKGFTQSSTLIKHKLIHTGERPFTCSVCGMGFTQSSTLLTHQRVHTGEKRFTCSECGKGFTHKSTLLTHQQVHTRQRPFTCSQCGKGFVNSSILITHQRGHTDERPFKCLKCGKCFKTSQELVSHQQVHTDEKPFRCSHCGTGFRRSSHLTVHQRVHTGERPFTCAKCGKRFTQSSALLRHQQVHK